The Devosia sp. YIM 151766 genome includes a region encoding these proteins:
- a CDS encoding uroporphyrinogen-III synthase, translated as MMRMLVTRPEPDAQATQERLAALGIPSAMAPLMTRQTLAANLPMAEGFAAIAFTSTNALRGLADLEALSPFLTTPAFAVGDRTAHEARQLGFVSVTPADGTLGSLVTTIALARLAGPVFYPAGKHLSGDLAHALAPHGLMVVTTPVYEMVAESRLDPEIAAALSAEDFGAVLFYSRRTAEIFCALAAANLTDAQRRRLPMLCLSENVAAPLIDNRFSRILLADHPSEEAMMALALAFAREQTGP; from the coding sequence ATGATGCGCATGCTGGTGACGCGGCCGGAGCCCGATGCGCAGGCGACGCAGGAGCGGCTGGCGGCATTGGGAATTCCCTCGGCAATGGCGCCGCTGATGACGAGGCAGACGCTGGCGGCAAATCTGCCTATGGCCGAAGGCTTTGCCGCCATCGCCTTCACCAGTACCAACGCCCTGCGCGGCCTCGCGGATCTGGAAGCCTTGTCGCCCTTCCTCACCACGCCGGCCTTCGCTGTGGGCGATCGCACCGCCCATGAGGCCCGGCAATTGGGCTTCGTCTCGGTGACGCCCGCCGATGGCACGCTGGGATCGCTGGTCACCACCATCGCCCTGGCCCGGCTCGCCGGCCCGGTCTTCTATCCTGCCGGCAAGCATCTGAGCGGCGATCTCGCCCATGCCCTGGCGCCGCATGGCCTGATGGTGGTGACCACCCCGGTCTATGAAATGGTCGCCGAATCCCGCCTCGATCCCGAGATCGCGGCCGCCCTGTCGGCTGAGGATTTCGGCGCCGTTCTATTCTATTCCCGCCGCACCGCCGAGATTTTCTGCGCGCTGGCCGCCGCGAATCTCACGGACGCACAAAGACGCCGCCTGCCCATGCTGTGCCTGTCGGAAAATGTGGCCGCCCCGCTCATCGACAACCGCTTCAGCCGCATTCTTCTCGCCGACCATCCCAGCGAGGAAGCGATGATGGCGCTGGCACTGGCTTTTGCCCGCGAGCAAACTGGGCCATGA